One Aerococcus urinaeequi DNA segment encodes these proteins:
- a CDS encoding DUF924 family protein: protein MAIKNLQHVLDFWFAAENADLLFAKDDNFDATIRYQFLDTWTAAANNELWQWRDDPYGRLAEIIVLDQFSRNLWRGSAKSFSQDKMALALSQELYHHPAFNDLFNEQEKIFAVMPFMHSESKTVHKWALTIFQEIGNENNLYYEKLHKNIIDKFGRYPHRNEVLGRETTAEEAEFLTQENSSF from the coding sequence ATGGCTATTAAAAACCTACAACACGTGCTAGATTTCTGGTTTGCAGCTGAAAATGCAGACTTGTTGTTCGCAAAAGATGATAATTTTGATGCCACAATCCGCTACCAGTTTCTAGATACTTGGACAGCGGCTGCTAATAATGAACTTTGGCAATGGCGCGATGATCCTTATGGACGCTTGGCTGAAATTATTGTCTTAGACCAATTTTCCCGCAATCTCTGGCGTGGATCTGCCAAGTCATTTTCCCAAGATAAAATGGCGCTTGCCCTGTCACAAGAATTGTATCACCATCCAGCTTTTAATGACTTATTTAACGAGCAGGAAAAAATATTCGCAGTTATGCCTTTTATGCATTCTGAATCTAAAACCGTCCACAAATGGGCGCTAACCATTTTTCAAGAAATTGGCAACGAGAATAATTTATACTACGAAAAGTTACACAAGAATATCATCGACAAGTTCGGCCGATATCCACACCGCAATGAGGTGCTAGGTCGCGAAACTACCGCTGAAGAAGCTGAATTCCTGACCCAAGAAAACTCTTCATTTTAA
- a CDS encoding PD-(D/E)XK nuclease family protein yields MNLQFILKTPTQNNLKSVYEDIDAYLRADVENQVFIITDDNMKFDLEMSVLRQMKAVQLNAGHTTDNKHAGMMRLQVQSFKRLAWYLLQKQDSQSVRDVSDIGNIMVIGRVLADMKDDLLVYRGEYDQIGFVEALADLFKELVNGQITSDVFLNSLSSYESSDQPLIQNQVKKMKELAAIYGEYEKYLAGLTMVDQNVFAQLRQAISDQDLSKTRIIITGFDYFNAQELETIVAFLENCPQVQIVLNLDQPYDFRTPDWYELFTVTGKTYNQLMQFVRKQEIPFANPIVAESDNSYANGFKVLDHYLRTDNRIESGQVAQTEPAKTAVNQVMEIWEVPSTHMEADQVANEIYRLVADPNTDYRYKDIQILSRDEDAYQHALQAALDANEIPYFTNFQEDMALHPLYRLMISLYRVYQGNWRYQDVFDLLRSELLTPVDLGDLTNWNDPTFDSVEVVSDELSASKKEQIQFRDAIDLTENVVLRNGYEGQFWWSKDRIWSYILVGEDGEKIGTKRDIAIEATANQVKAFVVGALSPLFDNWKKDQTTEAAITYFYQFLTNNGIPTNLMNWRDSYLEAGQLQEARQHEQAWQTFIHMLDDYVLLFGEEAFDLEYFFKILDLAFQNASYAMVPPTMDSVTIGSFDENKVEAKKITFLLGMSKYALPVVYEEKSLLTNEDRQLVVSQLDDLQALKQSADSKNNNEAYKAYLAFLSATDHLYISYPLNNGDADTEGLSPMIGRIAEAFGIQTKYLRQPSDHAAEETLLKLGNGHTQVRYLLKAVAQDAHGQQRLSQIWRPVYDQVVSNQSTAGFFKWLQSSLTYHNTVLPLTPELSRSLYGDILAVSVSQLELYNRDPFSYYLKYGLKLKERPSFQLDSLQTGNYFHEMLDHFFKEVNQKEFDLANLSDGEAKEILGEVTDKLNDPDVYPEYTIFKVNHRNSYLQESMKETIQLLVENMIKQRQAVNVKTIETEQRFGYTQNEDEEEETITHFTLANGQEVRLRGKIDRIDAVSQVENGLEQNFIQVVDYKSSAHDVKFDQIYVGSQLQLYTYLKVALDQLNQDGQTALPLGAFYQRIFQPQVKIEKQTDLTDKNISDQILADLKLSGYVRADYDLLEDIHSEGLEPGGKSSVYAVSRKKDGDFAKAAKVLTKDELNKLLAFVEEKIVATAEQIVSGHIALNPLDDDPYIPSMTEPYRSVSMFDATDYTNKYRPNPSMDQDEFFQALMTDAHVDENVAEEDQSDDEE; encoded by the coding sequence ATGAATTTACAGTTTATTTTAAAGACCCCGACACAAAATAACCTGAAATCTGTATATGAAGACATTGATGCTTATCTAAGAGCAGATGTCGAAAATCAAGTCTTTATTATCACTGATGATAATATGAAATTTGATTTAGAGATGTCTGTTTTACGTCAAATGAAGGCAGTCCAGTTGAATGCTGGCCATACAACTGACAATAAACATGCTGGCATGATGCGACTACAAGTGCAGTCTTTCAAACGGTTAGCTTGGTATTTATTGCAGAAACAAGATAGTCAATCAGTTAGGGACGTTTCAGATATTGGTAATATCATGGTTATCGGTCGCGTTTTAGCGGATATGAAAGATGACTTATTGGTATACCGGGGTGAATACGATCAGATTGGATTTGTGGAAGCCTTGGCTGACTTGTTTAAAGAGTTAGTGAACGGTCAAATTACCAGTGACGTCTTTTTAAATTCGTTATCTAGCTATGAGTCTAGTGACCAGCCCTTGATTCAAAACCAAGTGAAGAAAATGAAAGAATTGGCTGCGATTTACGGAGAGTATGAAAAATATTTAGCGGGCTTAACTATGGTAGACCAAAATGTTTTTGCCCAATTAAGACAGGCAATTTCAGACCAAGATTTATCTAAAACAAGAATTATCATTACGGGCTTTGATTATTTTAATGCCCAAGAGTTGGAGACGATTGTTGCCTTCCTTGAAAATTGTCCACAAGTGCAAATTGTGCTGAATTTAGATCAACCTTATGACTTTAGGACGCCGGACTGGTATGAGTTATTTACGGTAACAGGGAAAACTTACAATCAATTGATGCAATTCGTTAGAAAGCAAGAGATTCCATTCGCTAATCCTATAGTTGCTGAATCGGATAATAGTTATGCCAATGGTTTTAAAGTTTTAGATCATTATCTAAGAACGGACAACCGTATTGAAAGTGGCCAAGTTGCGCAAACTGAACCTGCTAAAACGGCAGTCAATCAGGTCATGGAAATTTGGGAAGTACCGTCTACTCATATGGAAGCTGACCAAGTAGCCAATGAAATTTATCGATTAGTGGCAGATCCAAATACCGATTACCGCTACAAGGACATCCAAATCCTATCTAGAGATGAGGATGCCTATCAACACGCTTTACAGGCGGCTCTTGACGCCAATGAAATTCCTTATTTCACTAATTTCCAAGAGGATATGGCTCTCCATCCACTTTACAGGCTGATGATAAGTTTGTATCGGGTTTACCAAGGTAATTGGCGGTATCAAGATGTCTTTGATTTACTGCGTAGTGAATTATTAACGCCAGTTGATTTGGGTGACTTGACCAATTGGAATGATCCAACTTTTGATTCAGTAGAGGTAGTATCGGATGAATTGTCAGCTTCCAAAAAGGAGCAAATTCAATTCCGTGATGCGATCGATTTGACAGAAAATGTTGTTTTACGAAATGGTTATGAAGGACAATTTTGGTGGTCTAAAGACCGGATTTGGTCCTATATTTTAGTGGGGGAAGACGGCGAAAAAATAGGGACAAAGCGTGATATTGCGATCGAAGCAACCGCTAACCAGGTAAAGGCTTTTGTTGTTGGGGCCTTGTCGCCACTATTTGACAATTGGAAAAAGGATCAAACGACTGAAGCGGCTATTACATATTTCTATCAATTCCTAACCAATAATGGGATTCCAACCAATTTGATGAATTGGCGGGACAGCTATTTAGAGGCTGGGCAATTACAAGAGGCGAGACAACACGAACAGGCTTGGCAAACCTTTATCCATATGTTGGACGACTATGTCCTCTTATTTGGTGAGGAAGCATTTGACTTAGAATACTTCTTTAAGATTTTAGATTTGGCCTTTCAAAATGCAAGCTATGCCATGGTGCCACCAACAATGGACTCTGTTACAATTGGCTCTTTTGATGAAAATAAGGTAGAGGCAAAGAAAATCACTTTTCTTTTAGGTATGTCCAAATATGCCTTACCGGTGGTCTATGAAGAGAAATCTCTTTTAACCAACGAGGACCGGCAATTAGTGGTTAGTCAATTAGATGACTTACAAGCCTTAAAACAATCGGCAGATAGTAAGAATAACAATGAAGCCTATAAAGCTTATTTGGCATTCCTGTCTGCCACAGATCATTTATATATTTCCTATCCCTTGAATAATGGCGATGCGGATACTGAAGGCTTGTCGCCAATGATCGGCCGTATTGCAGAGGCTTTTGGTATTCAAACCAAATATCTACGGCAACCGTCTGACCATGCAGCTGAAGAAACCTTGTTGAAACTAGGTAATGGTCACACCCAAGTCCGTTATCTACTGAAAGCCGTGGCCCAAGATGCCCACGGTCAACAACGTTTAAGCCAGATATGGCGGCCTGTATATGACCAGGTAGTATCCAATCAATCTACTGCTGGTTTCTTTAAATGGTTGCAGTCTAGTTTGACCTACCATAATACGGTACTGCCACTTACACCAGAATTGTCCCGGTCTTTATACGGGGATATTTTGGCCGTATCTGTTTCCCAGCTTGAACTCTATAATCGAGATCCCTTCTCTTATTATTTGAAATATGGGTTGAAATTAAAAGAGCGACCTAGCTTTCAATTAGATTCCTTGCAAACAGGGAATTACTTCCATGAAATGCTGGATCATTTTTTCAAGGAAGTAAATCAAAAAGAGTTTGATTTGGCTAATCTTTCTGATGGCGAGGCCAAGGAAATTTTAGGGGAAGTGACGGATAAGTTAAATGATCCGGATGTCTATCCTGAGTACACGATTTTTAAGGTTAACCACCGCAATAGTTACTTGCAGGAATCAATGAAAGAGACCATTCAGTTGCTGGTTGAAAATATGATCAAGCAACGCCAAGCGGTTAATGTGAAAACTATCGAAACGGAACAACGGTTTGGCTATACCCAAAATGAGGACGAGGAAGAAGAGACCATTACCCATTTCACTTTAGCAAACGGGCAAGAAGTTCGTTTGCGCGGTAAAATCGACCGGATTGATGCGGTGTCGCAGGTTGAAAATGGCCTGGAACAAAACTTTATCCAAGTGGTGGATTATAAGTCATCGGCTCATGATGTGAAATTTGACCAGATTTATGTAGGGTCCCAATTGCAGCTTTATACTTATTTGAAGGTGGCTTTAGACCAGTTAAATCAAGATGGTCAAACTGCCTTGCCACTAGGTGCTTTCTACCAACGGATTTTCCAACCTCAAGTGAAAATTGAAAAGCAAACAGATTTAACTGACAAAAATATTTCGGATCAAATTTTGGCCGACTTGAAACTGTCGGGTTATGTACGGGCTGACTATGATCTATTAGAAGATATTCATAGCGAAGGACTTGAACCAGGTGGGAAGTCGAGCGTTTATGCGGTGAGCCGGAAGAAAGATGGCGATTTCGCTAAAGCTGCCAAAGTCTTAACCAAGGATGAGTTGAATAAGTTGTTAGCCTTTGTTGAAGAGAAGATTGTGGCTACAGCAGAACAAATTGTGTCTGGCCATATTGCTTTAAATCCGCTTGATGATGATCCGTACATTCCGTCCATGACTGAGCCTTACCGGTCTGTATCTATGTTTGATGCAACGGACTATACCAATAAATATCGACCAAATCCGTCTATGGATCAGGATGAATTTTTCCAAGCCTTAATGACAGATGCCCATGTAGATGAAAATGTAGCAGAGGAGGACCAGTCAGACGATGAAGAATAG
- a CDS encoding sugar phosphate isomerase/epimerase family protein: MIGLCSVTFRDDSVEYIIDLAKEAGIQAIEWGSDNHLPKNDIAQAEKVAQLMQEAGLNTSSYGSYYKLGSFDDFEPFIQIAQIVDASIIRVWAGEEGSADVDGEYREDIIEDANRIGKMASEANLSIALEYHMDTLTDTPSSAQQLMQEITAPNAYLYWQPAESLTVEEWIESLPNLAPWITNVHVFHWQDFYNRYPLADGQDEWLQYIRTIEKESQNKHHYLIEFVPGEDQKQGFLDSVATLKAWLFQLNIEY, from the coding sequence ATGATTGGATTATGTTCAGTCACCTTTAGAGACGATTCCGTCGAATACATCATCGATTTAGCCAAGGAAGCCGGCATTCAAGCTATTGAATGGGGTAGCGATAACCACCTGCCCAAAAATGATATCGCACAAGCCGAGAAAGTCGCGCAATTAATGCAAGAAGCTGGTTTAAACACTTCATCCTACGGGAGCTACTACAAACTTGGGTCATTCGACGATTTCGAACCCTTCATCCAAATCGCGCAAATAGTTGATGCGTCAATCATTCGCGTTTGGGCCGGGGAAGAAGGATCTGCGGACGTGGATGGTGAATACCGCGAAGACATTATTGAAGATGCAAACCGTATCGGCAAAATGGCATCCGAAGCCAACCTATCTATCGCCTTGGAATACCACATGGACACCCTAACCGATACACCATCATCTGCCCAACAACTCATGCAAGAGATTACTGCGCCTAACGCCTACTTATATTGGCAACCGGCAGAGTCACTAACGGTTGAAGAATGGATCGAAAGCTTACCGAATTTAGCACCATGGATTACTAACGTTCACGTCTTTCATTGGCAGGACTTCTACAACCGTTATCCATTAGCTGACGGACAAGATGAGTGGTTACAGTACATCCGAACCATTGAAAAAGAATCCCAAAACAAACATCATTACCTCATTGAATTTGTACCTGGCGAAGACCAAAAACAAGGTTTCTTAGACAGTGTAGCAACATTAAAAGCTTGGTTATTCCAATTGAATATTGAATACTAA
- a CDS encoding Nif3-like dinuclear metal center hexameric protein — protein sequence MSLTIKDFIQQFQTFAPEYYAVEGDPTGLHFGRLDQEVRKILVTLDIRPEVVEEAKAIGADFIFAHHPPIFKPVKRLTEDDPQQSMYAEIIRSGIGVYAAHTNLDAAPAGMNDWLSDLYEVENVEVLRTHTIDETTGQAIGIGRIGDLAEPMTLEAFGEFVKAKTGVNGLRMVVADKDRPVKRVAILGGDGGSYFEDALAKGADTFITGDVYYHTGHDMIAAGLNVIDPGHHFESIVKSKMTDMFKQWNDENNWQVDVVASQLNTDPFTFI from the coding sequence TTGTCGCTCACAATTAAAGATTTTATCCAGCAATTCCAAACTTTTGCCCCAGAATACTATGCCGTTGAAGGAGATCCGACTGGCTTGCATTTCGGCCGTCTCGACCAAGAGGTTCGCAAGATTTTGGTGACCTTAGATATTCGCCCCGAAGTGGTTGAAGAAGCTAAGGCAATTGGCGCAGATTTCATTTTTGCCCATCATCCACCAATCTTTAAACCGGTGAAACGTTTAACAGAAGATGATCCGCAACAATCGATGTATGCGGAAATTATTCGCTCAGGCATTGGGGTATATGCAGCGCATACCAATTTGGATGCTGCGCCAGCTGGGATGAATGACTGGCTTTCTGATTTATACGAGGTTGAGAACGTAGAGGTTTTGCGAACCCATACGATAGATGAAACGACCGGGCAAGCGATTGGTATTGGACGCATCGGAGATTTAGCTGAACCGATGACTCTAGAAGCTTTCGGTGAATTTGTGAAAGCAAAAACGGGCGTCAATGGCTTAAGGATGGTGGTTGCTGATAAAGATAGACCTGTTAAACGGGTGGCTATTTTAGGAGGTGACGGCGGTTCTTACTTCGAGGATGCACTGGCTAAGGGTGCGGATACCTTTATCACTGGTGATGTTTACTACCATACCGGCCACGATATGATTGCGGCGGGCTTGAACGTGATCGACCCAGGTCACCATTTTGAATCAATCGTAAAATCTAAAATGACAGACATGTTTAAGCAATGGAACGATGAAAATAACTGGCAGGTTGATGTAGTTGCTAGCCAATTAAATACGGATCCATTTACATTTATATAG
- the pepT gene encoding peptidase T — translation MTYQIKDQELLNRFVTYAKENTRSNEANADQVPSSPNQVAFAKKLAKELTTLGFSDVFYNEKDSFVTATIPATDDSKDYPTIGFFAHVDTADFNAENVSPQIIEKYDGGVIPLGDSGYELNPAEFDSLNKYVGQTLITTDGTTLLGADDKAGIAEIVTAGKYLIDNPSIKHGEVKVAFGPDEEIGVGADRFDVERFAADFAYTMDGGPLGELEFETFNAASAVVEVAGKNIHPGSAKDLMINALQVAIDIHNQLPENERPENTEGREGFFHLMGMEGNVEAAKATYIIRDHDRQQFENRKALIQDAAGKLNAFYGSDIATVTLNDQYYNMGAIIEKDMRPVTLAENAFAAVDIQPDIIAVRGGTDGSKLTYMGLPTPNLFAGGENMHGRFEYVSLETMVKATEVILAIIEGAGDYNNL, via the coding sequence ATGACTTATCAAATTAAAGACCAAGAATTATTAAACCGCTTTGTGACTTATGCAAAAGAGAATACGCGCTCAAACGAGGCGAATGCGGACCAAGTGCCTTCATCACCTAACCAAGTAGCATTCGCTAAGAAATTAGCTAAAGAATTAACGACTTTAGGATTTTCAGATGTCTTCTACAATGAAAAAGACTCATTTGTCACAGCAACAATTCCTGCAACAGATGACAGCAAAGACTACCCAACAATCGGTTTCTTTGCCCACGTAGATACGGCAGATTTTAACGCTGAAAATGTTAGCCCGCAAATCATTGAAAAATATGATGGTGGCGTGATTCCTTTAGGTGATTCTGGGTATGAATTAAATCCTGCTGAGTTTGATTCATTAAACAAATATGTCGGTCAAACTTTGATTACAACGGATGGGACAACTTTACTTGGTGCAGATGACAAGGCGGGTATCGCTGAAATCGTTACCGCTGGTAAATACTTAATCGACAATCCATCCATTAAACATGGAGAAGTGAAAGTGGCTTTTGGTCCGGATGAAGAAATTGGTGTTGGGGCTGACCGCTTTGACGTTGAACGTTTTGCGGCTGACTTTGCCTACACTATGGACGGTGGCCCACTAGGTGAATTAGAATTTGAAACTTTCAATGCGGCTTCAGCAGTTGTTGAAGTAGCAGGTAAAAACATTCACCCAGGTTCAGCGAAGGATTTAATGATCAATGCCTTACAAGTGGCTATCGATATCCATAACCAGTTACCAGAAAATGAACGTCCTGAAAATACAGAAGGACGCGAAGGTTTCTTCCACTTAATGGGTATGGAAGGGAATGTAGAAGCTGCTAAAGCGACTTACATTATTCGTGACCATGACCGTCAACAATTTGAAAACCGCAAGGCATTAATCCAAGATGCTGCAGGTAAATTAAATGCATTTTATGGTAGTGACATTGCCACAGTTACTTTAAATGATCAATATTACAACATGGGTGCAATTATTGAAAAAGATATGCGCCCTGTGACGCTTGCTGAAAATGCATTTGCTGCTGTAGATATCCAACCAGATATTATTGCGGTTCGTGGTGGTACCGATGGGTCTAAATTGACATACATGGGACTACCAACACCAAACTTATTTGCTGGTGGGGAAAATATGCATGGTCGTTTTGAATATGTCAGCCTAGAAACGATGGTGAAGGCAACTGAAGTTATTCTAGCCATCATTGAAGGTGCTGGCGATTACAACAATCTATAA
- a CDS encoding FUSC family protein, producing MRSFIKQTLLLKPSPNDHLERVLVAGICTLIVNLTGYLLGMPGINATSSLGLFTFLHFQSFEGSRTIKRMVFVAMTLMVSYTVGLIIGQIPLIAPIAIGLVAFFARLIYRIYRIDKPGDIFVILVMAAAATRDIPLNQMPVQLLEFAYGIVVSLIMAFLLVKYLHLPKQTFTFTFHFKEAIRQDPRMVVDSFYYASVLFFASYLNIVLDLSPYSWIIVSCSAILQGNTLEIILNKSFQRVFGTIAGLATAALIIIIPIPHILRIGAVVILYVLAEYFIPRNYSMGIFFVTNMVLIQLTFQNPNLGFDYLSYRFEGIVIGTLIGSLAAYLQYHLYRFYSQSIIQYRTYDYKEKMAEEVNHHDHHLFK from the coding sequence ATGCGTTCATTTATTAAACAAACATTATTATTAAAACCCTCGCCAAATGATCATTTAGAACGGGTACTAGTCGCTGGTATTTGTACCTTGATTGTCAATTTAACCGGCTATTTATTGGGTATGCCTGGGATTAATGCCACATCTAGCTTAGGCTTATTTACTTTTTTACATTTTCAATCTTTTGAAGGTAGCCGGACCATTAAACGGATGGTTTTTGTGGCCATGACCTTGATGGTGTCTTATACAGTCGGCTTAATCATCGGACAAATCCCTTTAATTGCCCCTATAGCTATTGGGTTGGTAGCCTTTTTTGCTAGATTGATCTACCGAATTTACCGGATTGATAAGCCAGGAGACATCTTCGTTATTCTAGTGATGGCAGCAGCAGCTACACGAGATATACCACTCAATCAAATGCCTGTGCAATTGCTTGAATTTGCCTATGGGATTGTGGTTTCCCTAATCATGGCCTTTCTATTAGTGAAATACTTGCATTTACCTAAACAAACCTTTACCTTCACCTTCCATTTCAAGGAGGCTATTCGACAAGATCCACGGATGGTGGTTGATTCTTTCTATTATGCAAGCGTCTTATTCTTCGCGTCTTATTTGAATATTGTGCTCGATCTGAGTCCTTATTCATGGATTATCGTGTCTTGTTCAGCCATCCTACAAGGAAACACTCTGGAAATTATTTTAAATAAAAGCTTCCAAAGGGTTTTCGGGACCATCGCCGGACTGGCAACAGCTGCTTTAATCATTATTATCCCAATCCCGCATATTTTACGGATCGGTGCAGTCGTTATTTTATACGTATTGGCAGAGTACTTTATCCCGCGCAATTATTCAATGGGGATTTTCTTCGTGACCAATATGGTCTTGATTCAATTAACCTTCCAGAATCCAAATCTTGGCTTTGACTATCTTAGCTACCGATTTGAAGGTATTGTCATTGGAACCCTGATTGGTTCATTGGCCGCTTACTTGCAATATCATCTATACAGATTTTACAGTCAGTCTATCATTCAATATAGGACCTATGATTATAAAGAGAAGATGGCCGAAGAGGTTAATCACCACGATCATCATCTATTTAAATAG
- a CDS encoding tRNA (adenine(22)-N(1))-methyltransferase, with protein MNVNHLSDRLASVASFVKDGARLADIGSDHAYLPVNLASQDKITSAIAGEVVAGPFQSAQQEIARQELGHMVEARLGDGLAVIEPSDQIDTITICGMGGALIVDILDQGLIDGKLATNPRLILQPNVAEDKVRQWLNTHSYEIVDEAMIAENGKFYEVIVADYRDNLQQELTNDDILFGLFNKEKYAAIFQEKWQLEMKRTNYVLDQLEQASNRDEIKIARYQELKTAIQAQLA; from the coding sequence ATGAATGTAAATCACTTATCAGACCGACTAGCATCGGTCGCATCTTTTGTGAAAGATGGCGCGCGGCTGGCAGATATTGGGTCAGACCACGCTTACTTACCGGTCAATTTGGCTAGTCAAGATAAAATCACTAGTGCAATTGCTGGTGAAGTTGTGGCAGGTCCTTTTCAGTCTGCCCAGCAAGAAATTGCTCGTCAGGAATTAGGGCATATGGTTGAAGCGCGACTTGGAGACGGTTTAGCGGTTATTGAACCTTCAGACCAAATTGACACTATTACCATTTGCGGTATGGGCGGTGCTTTGATCGTGGATATTCTAGACCAAGGGTTAATTGACGGTAAATTAGCGACTAATCCGCGTCTTATTCTGCAACCAAATGTGGCAGAAGACAAGGTGCGTCAATGGTTAAACACCCATTCTTATGAGATCGTTGATGAAGCGATGATTGCTGAAAATGGTAAATTTTATGAAGTGATTGTAGCGGATTACCGAGATAACTTACAACAGGAACTAACGAATGATGATATTTTATTTGGCTTATTTAACAAAGAGAAATATGCAGCTATTTTTCAGGAAAAATGGCAGTTAGAAATGAAACGGACAAACTATGTATTAGACCAACTTGAACAAGCCAGTAACCGCGATGAAATCAAGATCGCCCGTTATCAAGAATTGAAGACAGCGATACAAGCACAATTAGCTTAA